The Eleginops maclovinus isolate JMC-PN-2008 ecotype Puerto Natales chromosome 3, JC_Emac_rtc_rv5, whole genome shotgun sequence genome includes a region encoding these proteins:
- the pnisr gene encoding arginine/serine-rich protein PNISR, whose amino-acid sequence MQRRVMWDQGGQPWPQWPLSQQQWMQSFQHTQDPGQVDWAALAQAWIAQKETTGPEQPNMQPNGQDIPGLEPGGPGNHGAFPGDPAFGRMWQPEWGMHGQPPPPPPPEQAWIPPGSGPMDVVNPSEDSNSQDSVEFNSEAHHGVYPQNSHGYGAQPDSYAMAPMAMNQFDYQHGAASSFAPAPTSFHSPYWQGPPQNRRDVRPPGFRERPRSPIQLPVKQEVAATLDAVKRRTLPAWIREGLEKMDREKQKKFEREQMEKERAKMTKEEAKEREVDEGGDGPRVPRKSKFDSDDEGNYNNEDDEKPSIKKEFSGRSPSPPAEDSEPEMTDEEKEFQMMFITKTLLTEILLEVTNEEIQHVARETHRKATRAPAKQLAQSSALASLTGLSGLGDYGSDESEDEDERSVRGSESSDTDDEELRHRIREKQDAFRRKEREVQQLQDKQAQDALLAREEMAKERLSREKGEYDEGQPENTHKQEVKETKAEPLVERRRSRSEKEGSESKHPGRGKERSGRGGSSSPANGHSSSSRSTSSHSTRHSSSSSSYSSSASSRSSSRSSSPRRKRRRSRSSSHKARRRSRSRSSHRHRSEKGRERRRSSAERSGRHKKDRSESRERKSRRSRSRSRERARARARDTRSRSREREKEREKERKRSRDGRDSSRGRSSKHKQKASSKDRERKRERSHSHEKDKKKKEKESDKKKEKPKVKEKEKGSSAVTEENGKSKKRKESDSCMDSQSDKHSRQDSKSSKKGSAKASKKRSESDSSRSPSPEVSKEKKSKKSKRSRSRSTEKSHKSGKKASRKHKSKSRSRSTSPSRRSRR is encoded by the exons ATGCAGAGGAGAGTGATGTGGGACCAGGGAGGACAACCCTGGCCGCAGTGGCCGCTGAGCCAGCAGCAGTGGATGCAGTCTTTCCAGCACACGCAAGATCCAG GTCAAGTGGACTGGGCTGCCCTGGCACAAGCATGGATAGCCCAGAAGGAGACGACAGGACCAGAGCAGCCAAACATGCAGCCCAATGGCCAGGACATCCCAGGCCTGGAACCAGGTGGACCGGGCAACCATGGTGCCTTCCCTGGCGACCCGGCATTTGGCAGAATGTGGCAGCCAG AATGGGGAATGCATGGccagccccctcctcctccgcccCCTGAACAGGCCTGGATCCCCCCTGGCTCAGGGCCGATGGATGTGGTGAACCCCAGCGAGGACAGCAACAGCCAGGACAGCGTGGAGTTCAACTCGGAGGCCCACCACGGGGTTTACCCCCAGAACAGCCATGGGTATGGGGCACAGCCCGACAGCTACGCCATGGCCCCCATGGCCATGAACCAGTTTGATTATCAG CATGGCGCCGCGTCATCCTTCGCCCCCGCACCCACCAGCTTCCACTCCCCATACTGGCAGGGTCCTCCTCAGAACAGACGAGATGTCAGACCCCCCGGCTTCAGAGAGCGGCCCAGATCCCCCATCCAGCTTCCTGTCAAACAGGAGGTCGCAGCAACGTTAG ATGCGGTAAAGAGGCGTACACTACCTGCATGGATCCGAGAGGGCCTTGAGAAGATGGACagggagaagcagaagaagttCGAACGAGAGCAGATGGAGAAGGAGCGCGCAAAGATGACAAAAGAAGAGGCCAAAGAGCGCGAGGTCGATGAGGGAGGCGACGGGCCACGAGTTCCCCGCAAGAGCAAATTT GATAGCGACGATGAGGGCAATTACAACAATGAGGATGATGAAAAACCCTCCATCAAAAAAGAATTTTCTGGTCGGAGCCCGTCACCTCCTGCAGAGGACAGCGAACCTGAAATGACGGATGAGGAAAAGGAGTTCCAGATG ATGTTTATAACAAAAACCCTTCTGACGGAGATCCTTCTCGAGGTCACCAACGAGGAGATCCAGCATGTAGCCAGAGAGACGCACCGCAAAGCCACTCGAG CTCCTGCAAAACAGCTGGCACAGTCAAGTGCATTGGCTTCTCTGACTGGTCTCA GCGGACTCGGTGACTACGGTTCAGACGAGAGCGAGGATGAGGACGAGCGCAGCGTTCGAGGGTCCGAATCCTCCGACACAGATGATGAGGAGCTGCGCCACCGCATCCGAGAGAAGCAGGACGCCTTCCGCCGCAAGGAGCGGgaggtgcagcagctgcaggacaaACAGGCGCAGGACGCTCTGCTTGCACGGG AAGAGATGGCGAAGGAGAGATTGAGCAGAGAAAAGGGGGAATATGATGAGGGCCAGCCAGAGAATacgcacaaacaggaagttaagGAGACAAAGGCGGAGCCCTTGGTAGAAAGGCGTAGGTCCCGTAGTGAGAAGGAGGGTAGCGAAAGCAAGCACCCGGGCAGAGGGAAGGAGCGCTCGGGGCGAGGCGGCAGCAGTTCACCGGCCAACGgtcacagcagcagctcccgcTCCACATCGAGCCACAGCACCCGCCACTCGTCCTCCTCTTCGTCTTATTCTTCCTCGGCATCCTCCCGTAGTTCATCGCGATCCTCCTCTCCGCGTAGGAAGAGGAGGCGTAGCCGCTCGTCCTCCCACAAGGCTCGCAGGCGTAGCCGCAGCCGCAGCTCCCATAGGCATCGCAGCGAGAAGGGCAGGGAGAGGCGGAGGAGCAGCGCAGAGAGATCAGGCCGACACAAGAAAGATCGCAGCGAGTCCAGGGAGCGCAAGAGCCGCAGAAGTAGATCCAGATCCAGAGAGCGGGCCAGAGCCAGGGCCAGAGACACCCGCAGtcgcagcagagagagggagaaggaaagggagaaggagaggaaaaggagtCGGGATGGCCGAGACAGCAGTCGAGGCCGTAGCAGCAAACACAAGCAGAAGGCCTCCAgcaaagacagggagagaaagagggaaaggagTCATAGCCatgagaaagacaaaaaaaagaaagagaaggagtcagacaaaaagaaagaaaagcctAAGGtcaaggagaaggagaaaggaagCTCTGCAGTTACAGAGGAGAATGGCAAATCtaagaaaaggaaggagagCGACTCGTGCATGGACTCTCAGAGTGACAAACACTCCCGGCAGGATAGCAAATCCAGCAAGAAGGGCTCCGCTAAAGCTAGCAAGAAGCGCTCAGAGTCCGACTCAAGTAGGTCCCCCTCCCCTGAAGTTAGCAAGGAGAAGAAATCCAAAAAATCCAAACGTAGTCGCTCAAGGTCGACGGAAAAATCTCACAAGTCTGGTAAGAAGGCAAGCCGCAAACACAAGTCTAAGTCGCGATCAAG GTCAACGTCCCCCTCCCGTCGTAGCAGACGCTGA